In a genomic window of Gossypium arboreum isolate Shixiya-1 chromosome 7, ASM2569848v2, whole genome shotgun sequence:
- the LOC108482953 gene encoding LOW QUALITY PROTEIN: condensin complex subunit 2 (The sequence of the model RefSeq protein was modified relative to this genomic sequence to represent the inferred CDS: inserted 1 base in 1 codon; deleted 1 base in 1 codon; substituted 3 bases at 3 genomic stop codons): MAEVLSPNTRPRIPMASRIQSPTSPFFLGSNDDKLERAQARAAXVAAIRRKPVLSHPQSPTDSDPCLSKDQILELFQDCIKLASENQINQKNIWELNLIDHLREVIXVEEENGVETNFQKASCTLEAGVKIYSLSLDSVHSEAYKVLGGINRAGQENEQDSVVENGNIDTTQEVNPKKETDKRFMSPLSKLESSFGALNVKKFDAAFAVDPLYHQTSAQFNEGGAKGLFLNNLGVYAGSCVLFDSFEVPGKEIPSSKQHDISETIDLSFAGEYLERMVLNMQTKDEISPTLHNIVNQFYEENRRPLENFSCNQRSTELADTINNESEFDGVAFESFDNDGFDHDDQPNIVDEEFNREEPTFTSYHEVXHISFSXLFERGYRSFSFNNPDADDRFEKVDDYLFLNLGFTLKQNAWAGPDHWKYRKTKGSENIADEENMEVSTTKKAKNKKQAEPDIDFTKALDNEMPDIFAPPQNLKSLLLPSNRAPCNTKLPEDCHYQPEDLVKLFLMPNMIVMFTTSLLLNIIAESGTVTLVCLKTFVLIQRG, from the exons ATGGCGGAAGTTTTGAGCCCTAACACTAGGCCTAGGATCCCTATGGCCTCTCGCATCCAGTCC CCCACAAGTCCCTTCTTCCTGGGCTCTAACGACGACAAACTCGAGCGTGCCCAGGCTCGAGCAG GAGTCGCCGCCATCCGTCGCAAGCCCGTTCTTTCCCATCCTCAGTCGCCTACTGATTCCGATCCTTGCCTATCTAAAGACCAGATTCTGGAGTTGTTCCAAGATTGCATTAAATTGGCCAGTGAAAAT CAAATTAATCAAAAGAACATTTGGGAGCTGAATTTAATAGACCATCTTCGCGAGGTTATCTAGGTTGAAGAAGAAAATGGCGTTGAGACGAACTTTCAAAAG GCCAGTTGTACTCTGGAAGCTGGTGTTAAGATTTATTCATTGAGCCTGGATTCGGTTCATTCAGAAGCATACAAGGTTCTTGGTGGGATAAACAGAGCAGGTCAAGAAAATGAGCAAG ATTCTGTGGTGGAGAATGGAAATATTGATACCACACAGGAAGTGAATCCTAAGAAGGAGACAGATAAAAGGTTT ATGTCACCTTTATCAAAGCTGGAATCTTCTTTTGGGGCTCTTAATGTAAAGAAATTTGATG CTGCATTTGCAGTGGATCCTCTCTATCATCAAACATCTGCACAATTTAATGAAGGTGGAGCCAAGGGTCTATTCTTGAATAATCTCGGTGTTTATGCTGGAAGCTGTGTTCTCTTTGATTCATTCGAAGTGCCAGGGAAGGAAATTCCTTCTTCAAAGCAGCATGATATATCTGAAACAATTGATCTATCTTTTGCTGGAG AATACCTAGAGCGTATGGTGTTGAACATGCAAACAAAAGATGAGATTTCTCCAACTCTCCATAATATAGTCAATCAATTTTATGAAGAGAACAGAAGGCCACTGGAGAACTTTTCCTGCAACCAGAGATCAACAGAGCTAGCTGATACTATAAATAATGAAAGCGAGTTTGATGGTGTTGCATTTGAGAGTTTTGACAATGATGGTTTCGATCATGATGACCAACCAAACATTGTTGATGAGGAATTTAACAGGGAAGAGCCAACTTTTACGAGTTATCATGAGGTTTAACATATTTCCTTCTCTTAATTGTTTGAAAG AGGATACCGATCATTTTCTTTCAACAATCCTGATGCAGATGACAGATTTGAGAAAGTTGATGATTATTTGTTTTTGAACCTGGGATTTACTTTGAAACAGAATGCTTGGGCTGGTCCTGATCATTGGAAATACAGAAAAACTAAAG GTTCTGAGAATATTGCTGATGAAGAAAATATGGAAGTGTCAACTACAAAGAAAGCCAAAAATAAGAAACAAGCTGAGCCTGATATTGATTTCACAAAAGCCTTGGATAATGAAATGCCTGACATCTTTGCTCCTCCCCAAAATCTTAAGTCATTGCTTCTACCTTCAAACAGAGCACCTTGTAATACAAAGCTTCCTGAAGATTGTCACTATCAACCTGAGGACCTTGTCAAATTGTTTCTTATGCCCAACATGATAGTAATGTTTACCACCAGTTTGTTACTAAACATTATAGCCGAATCTGGAACAGTTACATTAGTTTGTTTAAAAACTTTTGTTTTAATCCAACGTGGTTAA